GTATGCTCTATCCAATAGCTCATCGAATTCGGTATTGTTATAGCCGGCCCAATTCCACTCCGTGTTCGTGCTGTGGAAAATGGCTAGGAACTCGTAGGGGGAGGGTATCGTGGGCCACCAGTCGCTAATGATGAGGTGTGGAGCGCGTTCGGCGTCCTCCCAGACGGCCTTACCGGCATCCCTGACGGCGGTCCAAGGCAGTGGTTTGAGTTCAACGGTGATGCCTATCTCGGCCAGCCTAGACTTTAATAGCTGCGCGAAAGCCTCGTTCTCCTCGTACTCGCCCTGGTACACGAACTCGATCACCGTGCCCTTCGGTACTCCCGACTCCTGGAGGTACTCTCTAGCCAGCGTCAAGTCGTACTTGTACGCGAGCTGTTCATCGTAGCCAGGGAACCCGTGTGGTATGAGCCCCCTACCCACCCTACCGAAGCCCCTTAAGGCTACTGGTACCAGCTCTTCCCATGGTATCGCGTGGATCACAGCCAGCCTGAAGGCGGTGATGTTCGTGGGGTAGCGACGGACGTTGAACAGAAGAAGGTAGTTGTGAAATAGGGTTACATTTATCACTTTAAAGCCCCGAGACGCTAGGTCTTGCACGTTGGCTCGGGGGACGCTGGAGGCGATGTGCACCTCCCCAGCCAGCAGGCCGTTGTACTGGGACAGAGGATCCGTCATGATCTTGATCACTACAACGTCGGGTGCGTCCGGGTTGTTAACGAGGCTCCAACCCCACCATCTCTCGAACTTTCTCAGCCTCACCTCGCTCTCAGGGCTGTAGTACTCGATGTAGTAGGGCCCGCTACCGGCGTCGTTGCCCTGGTTGAACCACGACTCCAGCTTGGGGTCCAGCGGCGATTCGACACCGGCTTTAACCAGGGCTGACGGACTGAAGATGTAAGCGGAGTATATGGCAGCCGCCATCAGATCCAATCGTGCCGGGTAAGAGAGCCTGATATTGACGGTGTACTCATCAACTATTTCCACCTCCTCCACAGAACTCCAGATGTAACCGCTGCCGCGGCCGAACTTCTCGTAGACACCCTTAGCACGCTCGATAGAGAGTTTCACAGCGGTCGAGTTGAAGGGTGTACCATCGTGGAAGACAACCCCCCTCCTCAACCTGAAGGTCCAGAGCTTTCCATCCTCGCTGTGCTCCCAGCTCTCAGCGAGTACCGGCACTACGTTTCCCGTAGCCGGATCGTACCTCACCAGCGTCTCGTAAACCACACCGATTACCGGGATACCCGTGTCATCTTCGATGGACGGGTCTATCCCCGTGATCCGGTCGAGGTACGCGTACACAACCACCTTGATCTTCCCGCGCTGCTGGCTGGGTAGGTACACAAAGAAGTACGCTAAGGCAGCGGCCGCTACGATGGCTGCTACAATCCCGGCTAGGAGGACCCCCCTCCTCATCCGTACACCGCAGTGACCCTACCCCTCACTTCTTAAGCATTGCCCCGAATAGGGGTCGGCTGTGAGCTTAGCAGCTGGAACGAGGCCTTTCCGCGGCGATAGCGGCTTGAAACGAAAAACTCCGGGCGATATTCACTTCTACGTTGCATCTTTACACTGGTGGGGATGGTGTAGATGAGGGTTCTAGTCACTGGCGGTGCGGGATTCATCGGTAGTCACCTAGTGAAGAGGTTGGTTCAAAGCGGCCACGAAGTTGTAGTCTTTGACAACTTCTCGACAGGTTCGGGAGATAACCTAAGAGAGCTTATGGGTGATATCGAGGTGGTTGAGGGTGATGTCCGCGATCGTGAGGCTGTGGAAGCTGTCGCGCAGCAGGCCGATGGCATCGTACATTTAGCCGCTTTAATCGACGTGGCGGAGTCCTTGCAGAAACCCTTCCTCTACCTGGACGTAAACGTTCGGGGTACGTTGAACGTCCTTGAAGCCGCGAGGCGAGCTGAGGTGTTTGTCTTCGCATCGAGTGCTGCAGTGTATGGGAAC
Above is a genomic segment from Thermofilaceae archaeon containing:
- a CDS encoding ABC transporter substrate-binding protein translates to MRRGVLLAGIVAAIVAAAALAYFFVYLPSQQRGKIKVVVYAYLDRITGIDPSIEDDTGIPVIGVVYETLVRYDPATGNVVPVLAESWEHSEDGKLWTFRLRRGVVFHDGTPFNSTAVKLSIERAKGVYEKFGRGSGYIWSSVEEVEIVDEYTVNIRLSYPARLDLMAAAIYSAYIFSPSALVKAGVESPLDPKLESWFNQGNDAGSGPYYIEYYSPESEVRLRKFERWWGWSLVNNPDAPDVVVIKIMTDPLSQYNGLLAGEVHIASSVPRANVQDLASRGFKVINVTLFHNYLLLFNVRRYPTNITAFRLAVIHAIPWEELVPVALRGFGRVGRGLIPHGFPGYDEQLAYKYDLTLAREYLQESGVPKGTVIEFVYQGEYEENEAFAQLLKSRLAEIGITVELKPLPWTAVRDAGKAVWEDAERAPHLIISDWWPTIPSPYEFLAIFHSTNTEWNWAGYNNTEFDELLDRAYELEGEDYELALRLYAQAQKMLFDEGVAVNLWDEVRPFVVSPRVDLPEGALNPLYIYVIRFELVKVRD